CGGACCCGGCCTTCGCGGACGGCCTCCGGCAACGGCGGCGCGGGCATGCTGCGGTGATGGTCATTGGCGTTGCCTGCCGCAACAACAGTGCACACCGCCCTGCTGCCGGGAACGTCCATTACCCCGTTGACCACCTCGTGGTATCCGCCATCACCACTGACGGAAACAATGAGAGGGGTTCCCTTCGCCGCCACGGAGCGTGCAAGATCACGGGCGTGCCCGGCAAACTCCGTTGGCAGCAACTCAATCGGCAGCTCCGGCAATCCGGCAGTCAGACCCTGTTGTAATTCGTCGATCCTGGCAACCATGCCGGGCTTACCCGGATTGAAGACCAGGACTACCCGATCAAAACGGTCCACAGGCGCCTGCGCACTCGACATAGCCGCCCTTCCAAACCGCTGGCACCCAGATTCTGCTCCGGCAGTGGAGTGCCAGTGGGAAACTGTCCGGCCCCTTAGTACTGGCCCCGCTCGGGAGCGTTGTCAGTGCCGCGCGGGGTTGGCCTTGGGGTGGTGGTCTCAGGGCCATGCACTCTCGTCCGTCGTTCCTGCAAGAGTCTAACGGCGTGAGGCCGGGCGCGGGTAGCCGCCAGGGAATCAGCAAGTCGCATGGCGTTCAATAAGAGCATTCTGTTGGACGGCGGAACACTCCCCGCCTCACTGGTGCAGATAACGAGCGCCGCGGTGACTTCCGCGATCAGGTCTGTGTCACGGCTGCGCCGGTACTCCTGTGCGAGGTTCCCTGTGTGCTCAAGTTCCCCGGAGACGAACACCGCGACCTCGGTTCTGCGCGACATGTCGAGTTTCATCAGCACCGATGAGACCATGTTTTTCACGGTCTTTTCGGCCAAAAACATTTCCTGGCCGATCTGGCCGTTGGTCAACCCCCGGGCAACCCCGCCCGCCACCTTCATCTCCTGTTCTGAAAGCATTCCCAACCGGCCGTCGGGCCCGTTCGTTCCGTCAGCCTGGATCGGAGCCAGGATGCCGGTCTGGAAACGACGGCTGTAGGCTGTGTACCCCTGGATGGGCCGCCGGATCAGCCTGAGCTGCTCCTCATTGTCATCCTGTTGTGACAGACACCCCCACCCGCTTACCAGGATAGCCCCAATAAGCACCGCCTCGTCAGTTTCACCCGTCATCAGCACACACCGAATGGTTCCATCAGCCGCCACGAGAGATTGGCAAAGCCCGGCACCGGAACCATCGGGAAGATCATCGTCGATGATGGCCAGATCCGGGCGTACCGCAGGGATCCGGCGCGCCGCCTGGCGGACAGACCCCGACTCACCGGCAACGCTGAACCCGTTAACCTCCAGCAACCTCCGCAAACCCCGTCGGACGAGCTCTTCGCCAGTCACGACATACACGCGCCCACAGGAAGCCGCTGAACCGGGCTTTTGGCCAGTGGCCATATTCGTCCGTTCATTCGCCCTTCGAAACCCCAAAGGCGCTTGTTAGTCTCCTGCTGCCACTCTGGCCCACCACGAAAAGGAGAACAGTCACCTGCCGCACAGGTATCTGTTGGAAAAGCGAACGAACTTGCCGACTCATTTACAGGCTAGCCCTATAAGCAGAGTCCCAGCACCCCGTCCGGAACGTTATTTAGTTCTCCTGGTCCATGGGTGCCGCCAGTCGGTAGCCAAATCCGTGAACCGTCTCGATCCAGCGAGGCTTTGCTGCACTATCGCCCAGTTTCCTCCGCAAATTGGCGATGTGCACCTGGATCACCTGTTCATCCGGCGCACGGTCCAGGGCGTCGTCCGCGCTTTGCCCCCCACGCATCGACTGGGCAAGGTCTTCCTTGCTCAGAACCACCCGTCCGTTGATGAGGACGGTGTACAGCAGCTCAAACTCGGAGGCGGTAAGTCCGCGGACTTCCACCCCGTCCACACTGACCGTCCTGGTGGAGACATGCAGGTGCAGGCCGTTGTGGGCCAGGGACTCAGGGCCGTCCAGAACATCAGTTGGCGCGTCCGGGGCCATTGGGGGTGCCGTCTGCAGGGACGAGGCCGTCAGGTGTGGAGTGTCGGTGCGGAGCCGGGGCCGGCGCAGCAGTGCCTCCACCCGGTACCTCAGCTCGCGGGCGCGGAAGGGTTTGGTGAGGTAGTCATCGGCGCCTGCCTCCAGGGCCAGAATGGTGTCCAGTTCCTGGCTGCTCGCGGTCAGGATCAGCACGTAGGCATTGCTGAAGGTCCGGATGCGCCGGGTCACTTCGAATCCGTCGATGTCCGGCAGTCCGAGATCAACCACCACCACTTCGGGGCTGTGTTTATTCACGGCGTCAACCCCGGCCTGCCCATGGTCGAATGCATGGATGCCGAATCCTGCCTCACGCAGGATCCCGGACACCACAACACTGATGTCCGGATCGTCCTCGACAACCACTACCGTCCCGCGCTCCAACAATTCCCCCGATCAAATCCTTGGCCAAACCCGGCTGATTTCCGCAGACAACAAATTCCAAAACTTAATGTGCCCGCGTCCAAGGTCTTTTTGGCCCTTTTATACGGTAGTAGGCATTCGAAGCCGTTCATGTGGCGGATGGGTCCAAAGTTATGCAACTCACGCAATTCGCCATTTCCGCCCATCCCCTCTCCTGCACTGGCGCGCGCCGGACCTCCATCGAATTGCAGACTAGGGGCATTTGCCGGGGACGGCCCCCGTAGTGGCTACCTGTCTTCCGGGAGGGGACTACTTGCCCCCGCGCGCACTCGCACCACGAAGCCGCAGGTCAACCGGCAGTTTACCAATGGTAAGCAGGGTTACTACTCAAGGAAAGTAGATGACGGGGAGGACGGGGAAGATGGCGCCTACCTGCCCTGGCCCCATCCCGACAGGGCCCTCCGCGCCCACGTTCCGGTTGCTGGGTAATTGCTGGGAGCCGTTGCAGGAGGGGGTAAGGAATGGCCAATTTGAATACTTGTGCATTTTGAGAATTGCCGTGGTTCAATGGCCACAGTGTCCCACGACACAATGAGGCCCAACGAGCACCAGGAGGACAGACAGTATGGCTGGAATCAACGCGAAGTTCGACAAGGAATATCTCGACAAGGGCATTGATGATCTGGCCAAGGCGCCGGTCGAGGCCCTGAAGGGTCTGTCCGAGAGCGACGCACAGAAGCTCAAGGAGGCCCTGAATATCAAGACCGTCAAGGATCTGGGCACCAACAAGTTCTTCATCTGGGCGCACTCGGTCGCCAAGCTCGCGGAGTAGCGCACCCCCTCGCAGTTCGAAGCAAAGCCCCTGGCCTCCACCAGGGGCTTTGCTGTTTCACCCCCCAGCCGGCGTTCCGACCTCCTCCACATCCCGAAGTTGATTACCTGCCCATGGGGGTGGTTCCTTACAGTGGAGGGTGGCAACTGTAAAGGGAAGGGTGGCGACTGGCATGAGCGCTCCGTTCCGCGTCCCCCGGGCCATAGCCTTCACCGCCTCCATGCTGATCCTTGCCGCAGGGGCTCACGTTATTGCAGGGGGCCTGTTGCCGCAGCCGGTCATCGTCGCAGGAATCGTGGCGCTGGTCCTGGCGCCGGTTACGATCCTGTCAAAGACCAAGATCAGCATGCCCGCGATGATCGGCCTCCTGGGCTCCAGCCAACTGGTCCTGCACTGGGCTTTCGACGCGTTCTCGGTGTCCGCATCGTTCACTCCCACCGCCGGCGGCCACATCCATGACGCCTCAGCGGTGTCCCCTGCGGCCGCGGCCCTGATGCCGGAACATGCCGCCGTACCAGGTGCCCTGATGCTGGCCCTGCACGTCGCGGCAACCCTGGCCACGGCGTTGGTCCTGGCCAAGGGCGAAGCAGCCGCCTGGGCCTTGGCCGCCTGGCTGCGGCCACTTGTCCGGATCCTGTCCGCCGCCGCCATTCCTGAATGGCCGCACCTTCCCGCGCCGGCCGCCGTCGTTATTCCTTTCCGGTGGCGGAACCTGCGCCTGCCTGCGCTGCGCGGGCCGCCGGCCTTCCACGCCGCGATCTAAAGCGGCTCCCGACTTTCCGCGCCGTCCCCACCTGCCCCCTGGCAGGCGTGGGCGGGCCGCGTTGTCCCTGTATTTCTGCGCCGCCGCCGTACGCGGTCCTTTTTGGCGCACCCCTTGGAAGGCTTGCTTTGAACACCTCATTCCGCCGTACCCTCAAGACCCTCACCGCCGCCGCTGCCGCCGCGGGAATCATCGCCGCAGGCGCCAGCGCCGCGTCCGCCCACGTGAGCGTTGACCCGGACGACACCGCCGCGAACGGCTACTCCCACCTGACGTTCAACGTCCCCAACGAGTCCCCCACCGCGAAGACCACCAAGCTCGAGGTCACGCTGCCCACCGATACGCCGTTCACCTCCGTCTCCGTCAAGCCTGTGGAAGGCTGGACCGCGCAGGTTGTCACGGGCGACCTGCCCAAGCCGGTCACGGTGGCCGGTGCCACTGTCACCAAGGCGCCGGTCTCGGTGGTCTGGACCGCGGACGAAGCCCACCAGCTGGGCCAGAACCAGTACCAGTCCTTCTCGTTGTCGGTGGGCCGGTTGCCCGCCGAGGGCACCAAGGTCACCCTGAAGGCGGCCCAGAGCTACACCGACGGCAGCGTGGTGAAGTGGGACGAAGAGAGCGCTGAAGGGCAGCCGGAACCCAAGCATCCGGCCCCGTCCTTTGTGACAACGGCCGACGACGACGCTGCCGCCGGCACTGCGTCGGCGGCGCCCAGCTCCGAGGCAGTGACCCGGACGGCCCAGGATTCCAGTGATGCCACGTCCGTGTGGGGGGTGGTCCTGGGTGCGGCAGGCTTGGTGCTCGGCGCAACAGCACTGGGGCTGGTCCTGGTACCGCCGTACCCGCGCCGCGGCAAGTAGATTGGGGAACATTGTGAAGACGACGCCTACCCACACTCCGGCGGCCTGGCTGGCCAGGATGCTGCTGCCGTTGGCCACCGCCACGTTCCTGCTGGTTTCTTCAGCACCGGCCCAGGCGCACGACGCCCTCGAATCCAGTAACCCGGCCAACGGGTCCACCGTCAGCGCGATGCCGGCGAAGATCGAACTGACCTTCGACCACACCCCCATCGCCATCAACTCAATCGTGCGCGTGGAGGATGCCAGCGGTACCGACCAGGCGGACGGGCCGGTGCAGATCGTGGACAACCAGGTCAGCCAGGCGGTCAAGCCAGGCGCTCCACAGGGAAAGTACAAGGTGGTGTGGCGGGTGGTGTCCTCGGATGGCCACCCCATCGAGGGGACTTTCACCTTCACCGCCGGCGGCCCGAATGCGGCGCCGGCGGCGGCACCGACGGCCAACGCCACGGCCGCCGACACGGGGCTTCCCGCGCAACTGGTTGTAGTGGGGGTAGTCGCCGCCGTCCTGGTCTTCGGCCTGGTTGTGGCCGGGATCCTGATCCGGCGCAAGCTGCGGAATCCGGCAGACGAGGGCTGAGCTTGCCCGGCGCCGCCTGGACGCCTTGAACCACGCTCCGGACCAACATATGCTGTGGGTCAACCTATGTTCCCCTGCATGGAAAACTGCCGGGGTTCGGCCATTCACAAGGAGTTGGACTCACGTATGGGTACGCAAGGTGCGCCTGGACACGATGAAGCGTTGGAACGGACCCTCACCGCGTCCAGGGCCCTGCTTGGACTGGTCGCCCGCTCCCTGGCAGGAGTAGCGGACGCCGTCACGCTTCCACAGTTCCGTGTCCTGGTGCTGCTGGCTTCCAGGGGGCCCGCCCGCATGGGTGATCTGGCACAGCTCCTCGGTGTCCACCAGTCAAGCTTCAGCAGGACCGCGGACAGGCTGGAAACGGCGGGGCTGCTGGTGCGGGAACAGAGCCCCGGCAGCCGGCGTGAAGTCATGGTCTCCGCCACCGCACAGGGGCTACGGATCGTGGAGGACGTGACACAGGCCCGGCGCCGGGAGATCGCCCAGGTGCTTACCGGCCTGTCGCCGGAGGAACAGGCAAAGGTTGCCGCCGGTTTTGAACTGTTCGCCCTGGCCGCCGGGGAGCCGTCCGCCGCCGAGAGCCTTTTGCTGGGAATCTAGG
This region of Arthrobacter sp. DNA4 genomic DNA includes:
- a CDS encoding response regulator transcription factor, which encodes MTGEELVRRGLRRLLEVNGFSVAGESGSVRQAARRIPAVRPDLAIIDDDLPDGSGAGLCQSLVAADGTIRCVLMTGETDEAVLIGAILVSGWGCLSQQDDNEEQLRLIRRPIQGYTAYSRRFQTGILAPIQADGTNGPDGRLGMLSEQEMKVAGGVARGLTNGQIGQEMFLAEKTVKNMVSSVLMKLDMSRRTEVAVFVSGELEHTGNLAQEYRRSRDTDLIAEVTAALVICTSEAGSVPPSNRMLLLNAMRLADSLAATRARPHAVRLLQERRTRVHGPETTTPRPTPRGTDNAPERGQY
- a CDS encoding response regulator transcription factor, which produces MLERGTVVVVEDDPDISVVVSGILREAGFGIHAFDHGQAGVDAVNKHSPEVVVVDLGLPDIDGFEVTRRIRTFSNAYVLILTASSQELDTILALEAGADDYLTKPFRARELRYRVEALLRRPRLRTDTPHLTASSLQTAPPMAPDAPTDVLDGPESLAHNGLHLHVSTRTVSVDGVEVRGLTASEFELLYTVLINGRVVLSKEDLAQSMRGGQSADDALDRAPDEQVIQVHIANLRRKLGDSAAKPRWIETVHGFGYRLAAPMDQEN
- a CDS encoding YcnI family protein, which produces MNTSFRRTLKTLTAAAAAAGIIAAGASAASAHVSVDPDDTAANGYSHLTFNVPNESPTAKTTKLEVTLPTDTPFTSVSVKPVEGWTAQVVTGDLPKPVTVAGATVTKAPVSVVWTADEAHQLGQNQYQSFSLSVGRLPAEGTKVTLKAAQSYTDGSVVKWDEESAEGQPEPKHPAPSFVTTADDDAAAGTASAAPSSEAVTRTAQDSSDATSVWGVVLGAAGLVLGATALGLVLVPPYPRRGK
- a CDS encoding copper resistance CopC family protein, yielding MKTTPTHTPAAWLARMLLPLATATFLLVSSAPAQAHDALESSNPANGSTVSAMPAKIELTFDHTPIAINSIVRVEDASGTDQADGPVQIVDNQVSQAVKPGAPQGKYKVVWRVVSSDGHPIEGTFTFTAGGPNAAPAAAPTANATAADTGLPAQLVVVGVVAAVLVFGLVVAGILIRRKLRNPADEG
- a CDS encoding MarR family winged helix-turn-helix transcriptional regulator, with protein sequence MGTQGAPGHDEALERTLTASRALLGLVARSLAGVADAVTLPQFRVLVLLASRGPARMGDLAQLLGVHQSSFSRTADRLETAGLLVREQSPGSRREVMVSATAQGLRIVEDVTQARRREIAQVLTGLSPEEQAKVAAGFELFALAAGEPSAAESLLLGI